One Halalkalicoccus tibetensis genomic region harbors:
- a CDS encoding winged helix-turn-helix domain-containing protein gives MVVEKTLFYLLTGMRGGTNRVRILRSLLEQPKNANQLATDLNLNYKTVRHHLGLLTDHGIVTSTGSQYAEMYFTTDAFSEHREVFERISSDIDSSSPENKEKPT, from the coding sequence ATGGTTGTAGAGAAGACTTTATTCTACCTTCTCACCGGAATGCGAGGAGGAACAAATAGAGTTCGGATTCTCCGCTCGCTTCTTGAGCAGCCCAAAAATGCTAATCAGCTCGCTACTGATCTGAATTTGAATTACAAAACCGTCCGTCACCATCTCGGGCTCCTTACGGACCATGGGATCGTTACGTCAACCGGTAGTCAGTACGCTGAAATGTATTTCACAACTGATGCATTTTCCGAGCATCGAGAGGTGTTTGAGCGAATTTCGTCAGATATTGATAGCAGTAGTCCAGAGAACAAGGAGAAGCCTACATGA
- a CDS encoding PadR family transcriptional regulator encodes MNDLTGFQRDLLWAVSGLDEPHGLAIKTELENYYDTEIHHGRLYPNLDTLVDKGLIKKGQIDKRTNKYEPTDRGHRELEARREWENKYISDLSSIETNTD; translated from the coding sequence ATGAACGATCTGACTGGGTTCCAGCGTGACCTGTTATGGGCAGTTAGTGGACTCGACGAGCCGCATGGCCTTGCAATAAAAACGGAACTCGAGAATTATTACGATACCGAGATTCATCATGGTCGCCTATACCCTAACCTTGATACGCTTGTTGACAAAGGGCTAATCAAAAAGGGACAGATAGATAAGCGAACAAATAAGTACGAACCCACTGACCGGGGTCATCGAGAGCTGGAAGCACGTCGTGAGTGGGAAAATAAGTACATTAGCGATCTAAGTAGTATTGAGACTAACACTGATTAA
- a CDS encoding helix-turn-helix transcriptional regulator, whose amino-acid sequence MKELTAFQRDLLCVISGLDKPHGVAVKDEIEEYYGREIPPGRLYPNLDELVKADLVSKGQHDLRTNAYILTEQGKQRIATHEEWISNYRVANS is encoded by the coding sequence ATGAAGGAGTTGACTGCCTTCCAACGAGACTTGCTGTGTGTCATTAGCGGATTAGATAAACCCCATGGCGTGGCAGTAAAAGACGAGATCGAAGAATACTATGGGAGAGAAATCCCGCCTGGAAGACTATATCCAAATCTTGATGAATTAGTGAAGGCTGATTTAGTAAGCAAAGGGCAGCATGATCTTCGAACAAATGCTTATATCTTAACAGAGCAAGGGAAACAGAGGATAGCGACTCATGAAGAGTGGATCTCTAACTATCGAGTTGCTAACTCATAA